The Glandiceps talaboti chromosome 1, keGlaTala1.1, whole genome shotgun sequence genome has a segment encoding these proteins:
- the LOC144433625 gene encoding uncharacterized protein LOC144433625, with translation MMDNNGRCPEGYFQCQRGHCIVNVNVVCDGYDHCGDNYDEAHCHDNPTSIPSPDDPFDCNDCQNDGTCISFMDICSCPHGYYGRYCEFKEVPHGCEECQNGATCFTDSNGRSTCVCPPGYYGDNCEHKEEKRCEGCENGGECSDPYDGECTCPDGYYGLKCEHKEDPDDHYCGGCENNGECRSDGYCVCKDPYYGPHCEYYEPECGGGCLNGGECYYGYCQCNYGYYGHRCQYPPDYHELPYSDNVTRLSGLAIGMIAFSGALFIVFLVMLTCCVRQYCCKKTPAKVAKKTSVIKPYTVSAELKCSVSLPPSYDDCHDNPTYDTANPDNVSLPPSYDDIGNYDNNADLEGKQQQQRDVEKA, from the exons ATGATGG ACAACAATGGTAGGTGTCCTGAAGGATATTTCCAGTGTCAACGTGGTCACTGtattgtcaatgtcaatgtagTATGTGATGGCTATGACCACTGTGGTGATAATTACGACGAGGCACACTGTCATGATAACCCAACATCTATACCATCACCAG ATGACCCTTTCGACTGTAATGACTGTCAGAATGACGGCACCTGTATTTCTTTTATggatatttgttcttgtccccaCGGCTACTATGGTAGATACTGCGAATTTAAAGAAG TGCCTCATGGCTGCGAAGAGTGTCAAAATGGAGCTACATGCTTCACAGACAGTAATGGACGTTCTACCTGCGTTTGCCCACCTGGCTACTATGGGGATAACTGCGAGCATAAAGAAG AGAAGAGATGTGAAGGTTGTGAGAATGGTGGTGAATGTAGTGATCCTTATGATGGCGAGTGCACGTGTCCAGACGGCTATTACGGTCTGAAGTGTGAACATAAGGAAG ACCCAGATGACCACTACTGTGGTGGCTGTGAGAACAATGGCGAATGCCGAAGTGATGGTTATTGTGTATGTAAAGACCCTTACTATGGCCCTCACTGTGAATACT ATGAACCAGAATGTGGTGGTGGCTGTTTGAACGGTGGGGAGTGCTACTATGGCTACTGCCAGTGCAATTATGGCTACTATGGACACCGCTGTCAGTATCCACCAG ATTATCACGAGCTTCCATATTCGGACAATGTGACGCGGCTGTCGGGATTGGCTATTGGCATGATTGCTTTCAGTGGCGCACTCTTCATCGTCTTCTTGGTTATGCTTACGTGTTGTGTCCGTCAGTATTGCTGCAAAAAGACCCCAGCCAAGGTCGCCAAGAAAACAAGTGTTATTAAGCCGTATACAGTCAGCGCTGAACTAA AATGCTCAGTTTCGCTGCCACCAAGTTACGATgattgtcatgacaacccaACCTACGATACCGCTAACCCAGATAACGTCAGTCTGCCACCATCTTACGATGACATTggtaactatgacaacaacGCTGACTTAGAGGGAAAACAGCAGCAGCAACGAGACGTTGAGAAGGCGTAA